Proteins from a single region of Gammaproteobacteria bacterium:
- the plsY gene encoding glycerol-3-phosphate 1-O-acyltransferase PlsY, translating into MIIDICVALSAYLLGSLSTAVIACKLSGLPDPRTQGSGNPGATNVLRFGGKGLAAIVLLGDLLKGLIPVLAALFLSLQPLTVGIVGLLAFTGHIFPVFFGFKGGKGVATALGVILGLSWPSGLAILSVWIVTALVFKYSSLAAICAALAAPVIVWMNAPAYVTVVMIMSATLLWRHRSNIRNLLRGAEPRVGRK; encoded by the coding sequence ATGATCATCGACATCTGCGTTGCCCTGTCCGCTTACCTGCTGGGATCCCTGTCGACTGCCGTAATCGCCTGCAAGCTCAGCGGACTTCCGGATCCACGCACACAGGGGTCCGGCAATCCGGGCGCCACCAACGTACTGCGCTTCGGCGGCAAGGGACTGGCCGCCATCGTGCTGCTGGGGGACCTGCTCAAGGGGCTGATTCCAGTGCTGGCGGCGCTGTTTCTCTCGCTGCAACCCCTGACCGTCGGCATCGTCGGGCTGCTTGCCTTCACCGGCCACATCTTCCCGGTTTTCTTCGGCTTCAAGGGCGGCAAGGGTGTGGCGACTGCGCTCGGCGTGATCCTCGGCCTCTCCTGGCCGTCGGGACTCGCGATCCTGTCCGTCTGGATCGTGACCGCGCTGGTCTTCAAGTACTCGTCGCTCGCCGCGATATGCGCGGCGCTCGCCGCGCCGGTGATCGTCTGGATGAATGCGCCAGCTTACGTCACGGTCGTTATGATCATGAGCGCGACCCTGCTGTGGCGCCACCGCAGCAACATTCGAAATCTGCTGCGCGGCGCGGAGCCCAGGGTCGGGAGAAAATGA
- the folB gene encoding dihydroneopterin aldolase → MDTIYLSDLKIDTVIGIFEWERRVKQTVSIDLEMSTDVARAARTDSIDDALDYKAVAKAVIEFVENSSFQLVETLAERVAELIIRQFGVVQVRLRVNKRGAIRGARDVGVMIERTRSA, encoded by the coding sequence ATGGACACCATCTACCTGAGCGATCTCAAGATCGACACCGTGATCGGCATCTTCGAATGGGAGCGGCGCGTCAAACAGACCGTGAGTATCGATCTCGAGATGTCCACCGACGTGGCCCGTGCAGCGAGGACCGATTCGATCGACGATGCGCTGGATTACAAGGCCGTCGCCAAGGCGGTGATCGAGTTCGTGGAAAACAGCAGTTTTCAGCTCGTCGAGACGCTGGCGGAGCGCGTGGCGGAGCTCATCATCCGTCAGTTCGGCGTGGTGCAGGTGCGCCTGCGGGTTAACAAGCGGGGCGCAATCCGCGGTGCGCGCGATGTCGGGGTGATGATCGAGCGGACCCGGTCTGCCTGA
- the folK gene encoding 2-amino-4-hydroxy-6-hydroxymethyldihydropteridine diphosphokinase — MARVYVSIGSNIDRAANIRAGVARLRARYDAVVLSTVYETRAVGFDGDDFYNMAAGFDTERDVRGVAAELREIERDAGRGRSAERFVARTLDLDLLLYDELVLDEDGIKLPRDEILSYAFMLGPLAEIAGDMRHPVLGTRIDELWQGFARTGQELKPVKFQW, encoded by the coding sequence ATGGCGCGGGTCTACGTCAGTATCGGCAGTAACATCGATCGCGCCGCGAATATCCGTGCGGGCGTCGCGCGCTTGCGCGCGCGCTACGATGCTGTCGTCCTGTCTACCGTGTACGAAACCCGTGCGGTCGGCTTCGACGGCGACGATTTTTACAACATGGCGGCCGGTTTCGATACGGAGCGGGATGTGCGCGGTGTCGCCGCGGAGCTGCGCGAGATCGAGCGCGACGCGGGAAGGGGCCGCAGCGCGGAACGTTTCGTCGCGCGCACGCTCGATCTCGATCTGCTCCTCTACGACGAACTGGTGCTCGACGAGGACGGCATCAAGCTGCCGCGCGACGAAATACTCAGCTATGCCTTCATGCTCGGTCCGCTCGCCGAGATCGCCGGCGACATGCGTCATCCGGTGCTGGGCACGAGGATCGACGAGTTGTGGCAGGGATTCGCCCGGACCGGACAGGAGCTCAAGCCGGTGAAGTTTCAGTGGTGA
- a CDS encoding pteridine reductase → MTNDSADIAGKVALVTGAAHRIGAAIACALHDQGMNVVLHYRSSAQAANDLERRLNHARAHSAALVQGDLQRIEALPTIIDRTLAIWGRLDVLVNNASSFFPTALGSITEAHWNALIDSNLKAPLFLSQAAAPALADTGGCIINIADIHAERPLKGYCVYSIAKAGLVMLTKSLARELGPRVRVNAVAPGAILWPEHGVDDPGKQEIIARTALKRQGTPDDIARAVLFLARDAAYISGEVIAVDGGRSLYT, encoded by the coding sequence ATGACGAATGACAGCGCGGACATTGCAGGCAAGGTGGCGCTCGTTACCGGCGCCGCCCACCGCATCGGCGCGGCCATCGCGTGCGCGCTGCACGATCAGGGCATGAATGTTGTCTTGCATTACCGCTCCTCCGCGCAAGCGGCGAATGATCTCGAACGGCGGCTGAATCATGCCCGGGCGCACTCCGCCGCACTGGTGCAGGGCGACCTGCAGCGCATCGAAGCACTCCCGACCATCATCGACCGGACCCTGGCGATCTGGGGCCGGCTCGATGTATTGGTGAACAATGCCTCGAGCTTCTTTCCGACCGCACTGGGATCCATCACTGAAGCGCACTGGAACGCACTGATCGACAGCAACCTCAAGGCGCCGCTGTTCCTGTCCCAGGCTGCCGCACCTGCGCTCGCGGACACCGGCGGATGCATCATCAACATCGCCGATATCCACGCCGAACGCCCCCTCAAGGGCTACTGCGTCTACAGCATCGCCAAGGCTGGGCTGGTCATGCTCACCAAGTCGCTCGCGCGTGAACTCGGCCCCCGGGTGCGCGTCAATGCCGTCGCCCCCGGCGCCATTCTCTGGCCGGAACACGGCGTTGACGACCCGGGGAAGCAGGAGATCATCGCCCGCACCGCCCTCAAACGCCAAGGAACCCCGGACGACATCGCCCGCGCGGTACTGTTCCTGGCGCGCGATGCGGCCTACATCAGCGGCGAGGTGATCGCCGTCGACGGCGGCCGTTCGCTCTATACCTGA
- a CDS encoding SAM-dependent methyltransferase: MRETQLPAPDAAAREHSGRMTARIRAEVERCGGRIPFARYMELALYAPGLGYYSAGSAKLGAAGDFLTAPEVSPLFAYCLARQCRPALESAGPGEILEFGAGSGMLACDLLRELEGLGVLPQRYAIVELSADLRQRQQTLLQERIPHLQDRVVWLDSLPETPLNGVMLANEVIDAMPVHRLIRQDGWRELYVVWQEGAGFAYEPGPLSDARLNERIGTIVAALGAENFPEGYELEINLAAEGWLAAAARSLGRGMILLADYGYPRRGFYHPERRTGTLRCYYRHRMHADALILTGLQDITADVEFTALAEAATGAGLEVAGYTTQAYFLLGGGLMEWEQRLVNAAPVERIRLAQQIRRLTLPGEMGERLKLMALTRGFSGPLPGFSFRDERGRL, from the coding sequence ATGCGCGAAACGCAGCTTCCCGCGCCCGATGCGGCAGCGCGCGAGCACAGCGGGCGGATGACGGCGCGGATCCGGGCCGAAGTGGAACGCTGCGGTGGCCGCATCCCGTTCGCCCGCTACATGGAGCTCGCGCTCTATGCCCCCGGGCTGGGGTATTACAGCGCCGGCAGCGCCAAGCTGGGCGCGGCGGGGGATTTTCTTACCGCGCCGGAGGTGTCGCCACTCTTCGCCTACTGCCTAGCGCGACAGTGCCGCCCGGCCCTGGAGTCTGCAGGGCCGGGGGAGATCCTGGAGTTCGGCGCAGGATCGGGGATGCTCGCCTGTGACCTGCTGCGCGAGCTTGAAGGGCTCGGCGTTCTGCCGCAGCGCTATGCCATCGTCGAACTCAGCGCCGACCTCCGGCAGCGCCAGCAGACACTGCTGCAGGAGCGCATCCCGCACCTGCAGGATCGCGTCGTCTGGCTCGACAGCCTGCCCGAAACTCCGCTCAACGGGGTGATGCTTGCGAACGAAGTGATCGATGCCATGCCGGTGCACCGCCTGATCAGGCAGGACGGCTGGCGCGAGCTGTACGTCGTCTGGCAGGAGGGTGCCGGGTTCGCGTACGAGCCGGGGCCGCTGAGCGATGCGCGTTTGAATGAACGCATCGGGACGATCGTCGCGGCGCTGGGCGCGGAAAATTTCCCGGAAGGCTATGAGCTCGAGATCAACCTTGCCGCGGAAGGCTGGCTCGCTGCTGCGGCGCGCTCGCTCGGGCGCGGCATGATCCTGCTCGCGGACTACGGCTATCCCCGGCGCGGGTTTTATCACCCGGAGCGGCGCACCGGAACGCTCAGGTGCTACTACCGGCACCGCATGCACGCGGATGCGCTGATCCTCACCGGACTGCAGGACATTACCGCCGACGTGGAATTTACCGCCCTGGCCGAGGCCGCGACCGGCGCAGGACTCGAGGTCGCCGGGTATACCACCCAGGCGTACTTCCTGCTTGGCGGGGGGCTCATGGAATGGGAGCAGCGTCTGGTGAACGCCGCCCCGGTCGAGCGCATCAGGCTGGCGCAGCAGATCCGGCGCCTGACCCTGCCCGGGGAGATGGGCGAGCGGCTCAAACTCATGGCGCTGACGCGCGGCTTCAGCGGGCCGCTGCCCGGATTTTCATTCAGGGATGAAAGGGGCAGGTTGTAG
- the lipA gene encoding lipoyl synthase: MHSRTGPPAMADPSQERNKLRGAAKVARIPVKIEPTVTPPRKPKWIRAQAPSGARVAELKAILRSHHLHTVCEEASCPNLGECFSHGTATFMIMGAICTRRCPFCDVAHGKPGPLDAAEPENLAVTIRAMGLKYVVITSVDRDDLRDGGAAHFAECIKAVRGRSPDTRIEILVPDFRGRMEPALALLAQTPPDVFNHNLETVPRLYLQARPGADYAWSLELLQRFKQRCPAIPTKSGLMLGLGETLEEIEAVMRDLRAHDCDMITLGQYLQPSKFHLPVARFVPPEEFDYLAARARDLGFSSVASGPMVRSSYHADRQAAGEAVT, from the coding sequence ATGCACAGCCGAACGGGCCCACCTGCCATGGCCGACCCCTCTCAGGAACGCAACAAACTGCGCGGCGCAGCCAAGGTGGCGCGCATCCCCGTCAAGATCGAACCCACGGTAACGCCGCCGCGCAAGCCGAAGTGGATCCGGGCGCAGGCGCCGTCCGGGGCCCGCGTGGCGGAACTCAAGGCGATCCTGCGCAGCCACCACCTCCACACCGTGTGCGAGGAAGCCTCCTGTCCGAACCTCGGGGAGTGCTTCAGCCACGGCACCGCGACCTTCATGATCATGGGGGCCATCTGTACGCGCCGCTGCCCGTTCTGCGATGTCGCCCATGGCAAGCCGGGACCGCTCGACGCGGCCGAACCGGAAAACCTGGCGGTTACGATCCGCGCCATGGGGCTGAAGTACGTCGTGATCACCTCGGTGGACCGCGACGATCTGCGCGACGGTGGGGCGGCGCACTTCGCGGAATGCATCAAGGCGGTACGCGGACGCAGCCCGGACACGCGCATCGAGATCCTGGTGCCGGACTTCCGCGGCCGCATGGAACCGGCCCTTGCCCTGCTGGCGCAGACGCCGCCCGATGTCTTCAATCACAATCTGGAAACAGTCCCCCGCCTGTACCTGCAGGCGCGCCCGGGCGCGGATTACGCGTGGTCACTGGAGCTGTTGCAGCGCTTCAAGCAGCGCTGTCCCGCGATCCCGACCAAGTCCGGCCTCATGCTCGGCCTGGGCGAAACGCTGGAGGAGATCGAGGCCGTGATGCGCGACCTCCGCGCGCACGACTGCGACATGATCACGCTGGGCCAGTATCTGCAGCCGAGCAAGTTCCACCTGCCCGTGGCGCGCTTCGTCCCGCCCGAGGAGTTCGATTACCTCGCCGCGCGGGCGCGCGACCTCGGCTTCAGCAGCGTGGCGAGCGGGCCAATGGTCCGCTCCTCCTATCACGCCGACCGCCAGGCAGCCGGCGAAGCCGTAACATAA
- the lipB gene encoding lipoyl(octanoyl) transferase LipB: protein MRRLGRRDYAPVVAAMQGFTEARAAASDDEVWLVEHTPVFTLGRAALSDHVLDPGPIPVVRTDRGGQVTYHGPGQLVIYPLLDLRRGGLGIKHFVHLLEECVIELLAGYDIRAARRPGAPGVYVADAKIAALGLRVRRGCSYHGVSLNVDMDLAPFARINPCGYPGLRVTQLSALGDFSAADLPRIGGDFLAVLTGRLKYDRIVASDPVATAG, encoded by the coding sequence GTGAGACGGCTGGGGCGGCGGGACTACGCCCCCGTCGTAGCCGCCATGCAGGGATTCACCGAGGCCCGCGCCGCAGCCTCCGATGACGAGGTCTGGCTGGTGGAACATACGCCCGTGTTCACCCTCGGTCGCGCGGCCCTGTCCGATCATGTGCTCGATCCCGGACCGATACCGGTCGTGCGCACCGACCGCGGCGGCCAGGTCACTTACCACGGCCCCGGCCAGCTCGTCATCTACCCGCTGCTCGACCTGCGCCGCGGCGGGCTCGGCATCAAACATTTCGTACACCTGCTCGAGGAATGCGTCATCGAGCTGCTCGCCGGGTATGACATCCGGGCGGCCCGGCGTCCCGGCGCCCCCGGGGTGTACGTCGCCGATGCGAAGATCGCGGCGCTCGGCCTGCGTGTACGGCGCGGCTGCAGCTATCACGGCGTAAGCCTGAACGTGGACATGGACCTGGCGCCGTTCGCGCGCATCAACCCTTGCGGTTATCCCGGGCTCAGGGTGACGCAGCTCTCCGCGCTGGGCGACTTCAGCGCGGCGGATCTGCCCAGGATCGGCGGGGATTTCCTCGCTGTTCTGACAGGGCGGTTGAAATACGATAGAATCGTCGCATCCGATCCCGTCGCCACGGCGGGTTGA
- a CDS encoding DUF493 domain-containing protein — MATPSVDPSADSLLEFPCDFPIKVVGKAGCDLDAIVFTLTRAHAPDLGEGAVSSRLSRNGNYQSVTVQIRATSRAQLDDIYRALSAHDDILMVL; from the coding sequence ATGGCGACGCCATCCGTGGACCCCTCCGCTGACAGTCTGCTGGAGTTCCCCTGCGACTTCCCCATCAAGGTGGTCGGAAAGGCGGGGTGCGACCTCGATGCCATCGTCTTCACCCTCACGCGCGCCCACGCGCCCGACCTGGGCGAGGGCGCGGTGAGCAGCCGGCTCAGCCGGAACGGCAACTACCAGTCCGTCACAGTCCAAATCCGTGCCACCAGCCGCGCCCAGCTCGACGACATCTACCGCGCCCTGAGCGCGCATGACGACATCCTCATGGTGCTGTGA
- a CDS encoding D-amino acid aminotransferase, translating to MGTVYLNGEFLPLEQATISPLDRGFIFGDGVYEVIPVYGGRLFRLEEHLLRLDGSLAGIRLASPHTHAEWTRILHGLVERNQGGNQSVYLQITRGAAKRDHAFPRDCTPTVFAMSSPLAPIPAEIRQAGIAAITLPDIRWQYCHLKTIALLPNILLRQQALDSGAAEAILIRDGEATEGAASNLFIVRDGVLVTPPKGPRLLPGITRDLIMELAAHHRVPQREAAISADDLARADEIWLSSSTKEILPVTRLDGNPVGPGAPGPLWLRMIDWYQEYKRDYQEHGDAIRGPLR from the coding sequence ATGGGCACGGTCTATCTCAACGGTGAATTCCTGCCGCTCGAACAGGCGACGATCTCCCCGCTCGATCGCGGCTTCATCTTCGGCGACGGCGTGTACGAGGTGATCCCGGTGTACGGCGGACGCCTGTTCCGGCTGGAGGAACACCTGCTCCGCCTCGACGGCAGCCTGGCGGGCATCCGCCTCGCATCGCCGCACACGCATGCGGAGTGGACGCGGATCCTGCACGGTCTGGTGGAACGCAACCAGGGCGGCAACCAGTCCGTCTACCTGCAGATCACGCGCGGCGCCGCGAAACGCGACCACGCCTTCCCGCGCGATTGCACGCCCACCGTATTCGCCATGAGCTCTCCCCTGGCGCCGATCCCGGCAGAGATCCGGCAGGCGGGCATCGCGGCCATTACTCTGCCCGACATCCGCTGGCAGTACTGTCATCTCAAGACCATCGCCCTCCTCCCGAACATCCTGCTGCGCCAGCAGGCGCTCGACAGCGGGGCGGCGGAGGCCATCCTGATCCGCGACGGCGAGGCGACCGAGGGTGCCGCCAGCAACCTGTTCATCGTCCGGGACGGCGTGCTGGTCACCCCGCCCAAGGGCCCGCGGCTGCTGCCCGGCATCACGCGCGACCTGATCATGGAGCTCGCCGCACACCACCGGGTACCGCAGCGCGAGGCGGCGATCTCGGCGGACGACCTGGCGCGGGCGGACGAGATCTGGCTGTCGAGTTCGACCAAGGAAATACTCCCCGTGACCCGGCTCGACGGCAACCCGGTCGGTCCCGGCGCGCCGGGACCGCTGTGGCTGCGCATGATCGACTGGTACCAGGAGTACAAGCGCGACTATCAGGAGCATGGCGACGCCATCCGTGGACCCCTCCGCTGA
- a CDS encoding D-alanyl-D-alanine carboxypeptidase gives MNQHRTDAHVRTGKCISRRLCAVLAAVLPLYAAAAGAAAPSPAQSTPAPPSINAGSYVLLDFNSGDILAESNSRTRMEPASLTKLMTAYIVFNELQNGTISRDQPVTISENAWRTQGSRMFVEVNKQVSVEDLLKGMIVQSGNDATVALAEQVAGSEGAFAELMNNFAGTLQMKDTHFTNSSGMPDPDHYTTAYDLALLSRALIASFPEDYKLYSLREFTYNNITQHNRNRLLWRDESVDGVKTGHTESAGYCLVTSALRDNMRLISVVLSTKSDDARVQETQKLLNYGFRFFETHRLYGAGSSMTTARVWKGITEELPLGLAQDLYVTIPRNQYQRLNATMNMDSTITAPVHKGQQLGTVVVTLDGASVAERPLVALREIPEGNFAQRITDEIRLFFE, from the coding sequence ATGAACCAGCACCGAACCGATGCCCATGTCCGGACCGGCAAATGCATTTCCAGGCGCCTGTGCGCAGTCCTGGCAGCCGTTCTGCCCCTGTACGCCGCCGCGGCCGGCGCCGCCGCGCCCTCGCCGGCGCAGTCGACACCGGCGCCCCCGTCCATCAACGCCGGCAGCTACGTGCTGCTCGACTTCAACAGCGGCGACATCCTCGCCGAGAGCAACTCCCGCACGCGCATGGAACCGGCGAGCCTGACCAAGCTGATGACGGCCTACATCGTCTTCAACGAACTGCAGAACGGGACGATCAGCCGGGACCAGCCGGTAACCATCAGCGAGAATGCCTGGCGTACCCAGGGCTCGCGCATGTTCGTCGAAGTCAACAAACAGGTGAGCGTGGAAGACCTGCTCAAGGGGATGATCGTGCAGTCCGGCAACGACGCCACCGTCGCCCTCGCCGAACAGGTGGCCGGGAGCGAGGGCGCCTTCGCGGAACTGATGAACAATTTCGCGGGTACCCTGCAGATGAAAGACACCCACTTCACGAACAGCAGCGGGATGCCGGACCCCGATCATTACACCACCGCCTACGACCTCGCGCTGCTCAGCCGCGCGCTGATCGCCTCGTTTCCCGAGGACTACAAGCTGTATTCGCTCCGGGAGTTCACCTACAACAACATCACCCAGCACAACCGCAACCGGCTGCTGTGGCGCGACGAGTCGGTGGACGGGGTAAAAACCGGCCACACCGAGTCCGCCGGCTACTGCCTGGTCACCTCGGCGCTGCGCGACAACATGCGGCTCATATCCGTCGTCCTGAGCACGAAAAGCGACGACGCCCGCGTGCAGGAGACGCAAAAACTCCTCAATTACGGTTTCCGCTTCTTCGAAACCCACCGCCTGTACGGCGCCGGGTCATCGATGACTACGGCCCGGGTGTGGAAAGGAATTACCGAGGAGCTGCCGCTCGGCCTGGCCCAGGACCTCTATGTCACCATTCCTCGCAACCAGTACCAGCGGCTGAACGCCACCATGAATATGGACTCGACGATCACCGCGCCGGTGCACAAGGGACAGCAGCTCGGTACCGTTGTGGTGACCCTCGACGGCGCCAGCGTCGCGGAACGACCGCTGGTCGCGTTGCGCGAGATCCCGGAAGGGAATTTCGCCCAGCGCATCACCGATGAGATCCGGCTGTTCTTCGAATAA
- a CDS encoding septal ring lytic transglycosylase RlpA family protein, protein MPIRPVFGAIFAVALSACGTLPDLTRIEPSDGAPGHVVDVSRIPDAVPRAEPFSKYGNPASYLVGYQRYYVLSNNAGYVERGVASWYGTKFHGRRTSSGEPYDMYAMTAAHKTLPLPTYAQVTNLRNGRTVVVKINDRGPFKDNRLIDLSYAAAIKLGITAEGTGLVEVRALDPATYQTQRRAVPDMAAHPGNPGLYLQIGAFSSAENAERLRTRLGTVAHANVRIVRAEIEQRTVYRVRIGPIAGVDEADRMSRELAQLGLDDSRIVID, encoded by the coding sequence ATGCCCATCCGCCCCGTATTCGGCGCAATCTTCGCCGTTGCCCTGTCCGCCTGCGGCACGCTGCCGGACCTGACCCGGATCGAACCGTCCGACGGCGCCCCCGGCCATGTCGTGGACGTGTCACGCATCCCGGACGCGGTGCCGCGGGCCGAACCGTTCAGCAAATACGGCAATCCCGCGTCCTACCTCGTCGGCTACCAGCGCTATTACGTGCTGAGCAACAATGCCGGTTATGTCGAGCGCGGGGTGGCGTCGTGGTACGGCACCAAGTTCCACGGCAGGCGCACCTCGAGCGGCGAACCCTACGATATGTATGCAATGACGGCAGCGCACAAAACCCTGCCGCTGCCGACCTACGCGCAGGTCACCAACCTCAGGAACGGCCGCACGGTGGTGGTCAAGATCAATGACCGCGGCCCATTCAAGGACAACCGGCTGATCGATCTCTCCTACGCGGCTGCGATCAAGCTCGGCATCACCGCCGAAGGCACCGGCCTGGTGGAGGTGCGCGCGCTGGATCCGGCGACGTACCAGACGCAGCGGAGGGCGGTCCCTGACATGGCCGCCCACCCGGGCAATCCCGGCCTCTATCTGCAAATAGGGGCTTTCAGCAGCGCCGAGAACGCCGAACGGCTGCGTACACGCCTGGGCACCGTGGCGCACGCGAACGTGCGGATCGTGCGTGCCGAAATCGAGCAGCGCACCGTATATCGCGTCCGCATTGGCCCGATCGCCGGGGTCGATGAGGCCGACCGCATGAGCCGGGAGCTGGCCCAGCTCGGCCTCGACGATTCCCGCATCGTGATCGATTGA
- the mltB gene encoding lytic murein transglycosylase B encodes MQPTRQIYRLLLALSCAGGLFASHACLALAEDPGFSARPDVSGFIDRMVMDHAFDRDGMVGLFDQIVTREDIITAISRPAESKPWYKYRPIFLTPERIRLGAEFMAANSTALARAEEVYGIPPEIVTAIIGVETFYGRQAGGYRVLDALATLAFEYPPRSAYFLGELEQYLLLTREEGIDPLTIKGSYAGAMGKPQFMASSYRNFAVDFDGDLKKDLWNNTTDAIGSVARYLSEHGWQQRQLVTSPARVEGDGYQAYIDKGMVPRTPLAELRRSGVTPVEEVAEDTPAALIRLDGEAAPEYWLGFNNFYVITRYNRSPLYAMAVYQLSEEIRNQPQEIVAPN; translated from the coding sequence ATGCAGCCAACCAGACAGATCTACCGTCTCCTCCTCGCCCTCTCCTGCGCCGGAGGCCTGTTCGCCTCGCACGCATGCCTCGCCCTGGCTGAGGATCCGGGGTTTTCCGCGCGACCGGACGTCAGCGGCTTCATCGACCGCATGGTGATGGATCATGCCTTCGATCGCGACGGAATGGTCGGCTTGTTCGATCAGATCGTCACGCGCGAGGACATCATCACCGCGATCTCGCGTCCCGCCGAGAGCAAGCCCTGGTACAAGTACCGCCCCATCTTCCTCACCCCGGAGCGGATCCGCCTCGGAGCCGAATTCATGGCCGCCAACAGCACAGCGCTGGCGCGCGCCGAAGAGGTCTACGGGATCCCGCCCGAGATCGTGACCGCGATCATCGGCGTTGAGACCTTTTACGGACGCCAGGCCGGCGGCTACCGCGTGCTCGACGCCCTCGCCACGCTGGCCTTCGAGTATCCGCCCCGCAGCGCCTATTTCCTCGGCGAACTCGAGCAGTACCTGCTGCTGACCCGAGAAGAAGGCATCGATCCCCTCACGATCAAGGGCTCCTACGCGGGCGCGATGGGAAAACCGCAGTTCATGGCGAGCAGCTACCGCAATTTCGCCGTCGACTTCGACGGTGATCTGAAGAAGGATTTATGGAACAATACGACCGACGCCATCGGCAGCGTGGCGCGCTACCTGAGCGAGCACGGCTGGCAGCAGCGGCAATTGGTGACCAGTCCGGCCCGCGTGGAGGGCGACGGGTACCAGGCCTACATCGACAAGGGCATGGTTCCCAGGACCCCGCTGGCCGAGCTGCGCCGGTCGGGCGTGACGCCGGTGGAGGAAGTGGCGGAAGATACGCCGGCCGCCCTGATCCGGCTGGACGGGGAGGCCGCCCCGGAATACTGGCTGGGCTTCAACAACTTCTACGTGATCACGCGTTATAATCGCAGCCCGTTATACGCCATGGCGGTCTATCAGCTCAGCGAGGAGATACGGAACCAGCCACAGGAAATCGTGGCGCCCAACTAA
- the rodA gene encoding rod shape-determining protein RodA, whose protein sequence is MQHRAPPRWGDRRGSRLLVRGLHLDVPLLAALILLSLMSLVILYSSSGRDMDVVLGQLMRLGIAFTVMFVLAQIPLHHVERWVPWLYGIALTLLFGVLLFGEIGKGAQRWLDVGLFRFQPSEMMKVAVPLMVSWYLADRPLPPGVRHLSIAALIILVPVLLIAKQPDLGTALLIAAAGVFVLLLAGVRWKYVALLAVLVSACAPLLWYMLHDYQRMRVLTFLDPERDPLGSGYHIIQSKIAIGSGGVYGKGWLNGTQSHLEFLPERSTDFIFAVFGEEFGLIGILFLLGIYAFIVIRGLYIATQAQDTFTRLVSGSLILTFFVYTFVNTGMVMGLLPVVGVPLPLISFGGTSMVTLMASFGIIMSIHTHRKLLST, encoded by the coding sequence TTGCAGCACCGTGCGCCGCCGCGCTGGGGCGACCGGCGCGGATCCCGCCTGCTGGTGCGCGGACTGCACCTCGACGTCCCGCTGCTGGCCGCGCTGATCCTGCTGTCCCTGATGAGCCTGGTCATCCTGTACAGCTCGAGCGGCCGGGACATGGACGTTGTCCTGGGCCAGCTGATGCGGCTCGGCATCGCATTCACCGTGATGTTCGTACTCGCACAGATCCCGCTGCACCATGTCGAGCGCTGGGTGCCCTGGCTGTACGGCATCGCGCTGACGCTGCTGTTCGGCGTGCTGCTGTTCGGCGAGATCGGCAAGGGCGCGCAGCGCTGGCTCGACGTCGGGCTGTTCCGGTTCCAGCCGTCGGAGATGATGAAGGTCGCGGTACCGCTCATGGTCTCCTGGTATCTGGCCGACCGGCCGCTGCCGCCCGGTGTGCGCCATCTGTCCATCGCGGCGTTGATCATCCTCGTTCCCGTGCTGCTGATCGCCAAGCAGCCCGACCTCGGTACCGCGCTGCTGATCGCGGCCGCGGGCGTCTTCGTCCTGCTGCTGGCGGGCGTGCGCTGGAAATACGTCGCGCTGCTGGCCGTGCTCGTCTCCGCCTGCGCACCGCTGCTGTGGTACATGCTGCATGATTACCAGCGGATGCGGGTGCTGACGTTCCTCGACCCGGAGCGGGATCCGCTCGGCAGCGGCTACCACATCATCCAGTCCAAGATCGCCATCGGATCCGGGGGCGTATACGGCAAGGGCTGGCTCAACGGAACGCAGTCGCACCTGGAGTTCCTCCCCGAGCGCTCCACCGACTTCATCTTCGCCGTGTTCGGCGAGGAGTTCGGCTTGATCGGGATCCTGTTCCTGCTTGGAATCTACGCCTTCATCGTGATACGGGGTCTCTATATCGCGACGCAGGCGCAGGACACCTTCACGCGCCTGGTGTCCGGCAGCCTGATCCTGACTTTTTTCGTCTATACTTTCGTGAATACAGGTATGGTGATGGGGCTGCTGCCGGTCGTTGGCGTGCCGCTGCCTCTGATCAGCTTCGGCGGAACTTCCATGGTGACATTGATGGCGTCGTTCGGCATCATAATGTCGATACACACTCACAGAAAACTGCTGTCCACATAA